A single Chryseobacterium sp. DNA region contains:
- a CDS encoding collagen-like protein — translation MKRILLLSWILLGLFMGLSQAPEKMSYQAVIRNGSGQLLSNQSIGVRASILQGSPAGAAVYSERLTGSTNSNGLISLEIGTGTVLSGTFATIDWPSGNYYLKTETDPTGGTTYTITGTSQLLSVPYAMYAKSAGGTGGSFAIPYTSTVNNASTLFSLTNDGDGTSLEGINSTVTSSIAAVRGIVSNTAPGGFSSAVRGINNGTGGLGVGVYGSQNGSGWGVYGVTPNGLGVYGNASGNGYGVYANSNTGTGLNATSNNGIAANIAIFNNSNNNNVLNASTVGNGTVVNITTSGSGAGILSSTGSGFGVHGITSAQTSAGIVGDNNGNGEAIVGRTTSDIAGAVVGRNDGGGYGVRGFVSTNTSGTGIGVYGQVGLNNSTGRAGRFENFNQTNTAKNTFEVETNGNGNIPDNTQGNASSFLVNNTNSVGAAVRGEVKTIFGNFGAAGIFGVSSGTGGFAGLFHASNPSGNGPALVAITDGNGNAITANASKNGNGVETNIDGAGNALYAWVPTFATGRAGRFNIFNESNTSDVITVTTVGNGTAGNFKVDRVTGTSAAVRGEVNSQFSNFGTAGIYGISSGTGGFAGLFHASNPAGNSPALIAIADGNGNGITANASNTGDGVETTADGSGSAIYAWVPNFGTGRAARFVNYNTANTNPPLTAETRSTGSIAIFRSGNPTAVNVARIDNTGKGFFNGGTQNSGADVAEAFDVEGNISEYESGDILVISTHSDRTVEKSSKPYSNLVAGVYATKPGVLLTEEHIDTDISGKVPMGVIGVIPTKVCLENGKIKRGDLLVTSSIPGVAMKANLKKVKIGQVIGKSLQDYDQKETGKIQVLVNIK, via the coding sequence ATGAAAAGAATATTATTATTGTCCTGGATTCTGCTGGGTCTCTTTATGGGGCTCTCGCAGGCACCGGAAAAAATGAGCTACCAGGCTGTTATAAGAAACGGATCTGGACAACTTTTAAGCAATCAAAGTATTGGAGTAAGGGCAAGCATATTACAGGGATCCCCTGCCGGAGCTGCCGTCTACTCTGAAAGACTTACAGGAAGTACCAATTCCAATGGGCTTATCAGTTTGGAAATAGGAACAGGAACTGTTCTTTCGGGAACGTTCGCTACGATAGACTGGCCTTCAGGAAACTATTATTTAAAAACAGAAACTGACCCTACCGGAGGAACGACTTATACCATAACAGGAACCAGCCAGCTGCTCAGTGTACCTTACGCTATGTATGCCAAATCTGCAGGAGGCACCGGCGGCAGCTTTGCTATTCCTTATACCAGCACCGTCAACAACGCTTCTACATTGTTTTCATTAACGAATGATGGAGATGGAACTTCGCTAGAAGGCATTAACAGCACGGTTACCTCCAGTATTGCCGCAGTGAGAGGAATTGTGAGCAACACGGCCCCGGGAGGATTTTCTTCAGCAGTACGGGGGATCAATAACGGGACCGGCGGATTGGGTGTAGGAGTGTACGGAAGCCAGAATGGAAGCGGATGGGGAGTATATGGCGTTACCCCCAATGGCTTAGGTGTATATGGAAATGCCAGCGGAAACGGATACGGGGTATATGCCAACAGTAATACAGGAACGGGTCTGAATGCGACCAGCAATAACGGAATTGCAGCCAATATCGCAATTTTTAATAATTCCAATAACAATAATGTCCTTAATGCCTCCACTGTAGGTAACGGTACCGTCGTAAATATCACCACTTCAGGTAGCGGAGCCGGGATATTAAGTTCTACAGGCAGCGGATTTGGAGTACATGGTATTACCTCCGCCCAGACTTCTGCAGGTATCGTGGGAGATAACAATGGAAATGGGGAGGCTATAGTAGGAAGAACCACCAGTGACATTGCCGGTGCTGTGGTAGGCAGGAATGATGGCGGAGGATATGGAGTGAGAGGATTTGTTTCTACCAACACTTCAGGAACCGGTATTGGTGTATACGGACAGGTAGGGTTAAATAACAGTACGGGACGCGCAGGAAGATTTGAAAATTTTAACCAAACCAATACTGCCAAAAATACTTTTGAAGTAGAAACTAATGGAAACGGGAATATTCCTGACAACACCCAGGGGAATGCTTCTTCTTTTCTTGTCAACAACACCAATAGTGTAGGTGCTGCCGTAAGAGGGGAAGTGAAAACAATTTTTGGAAACTTTGGAGCGGCAGGTATTTTTGGAGTTTCTTCGGGAACCGGCGGCTTCGCCGGACTATTCCACGCGTCCAATCCTTCAGGTAACGGCCCTGCCTTGGTAGCCATCACCGATGGAAATGGAAATGCAATCACAGCCAATGCAAGCAAAAACGGCAATGGTGTAGAGACTAATATTGATGGTGCAGGAAATGCTCTTTATGCCTGGGTTCCCACCTTCGCCACCGGGCGTGCCGGACGATTTAACATCTTTAATGAATCCAATACCAGCGATGTAATAACAGTAACTACTGTAGGGAATGGTACCGCGGGAAACTTTAAAGTAGACCGGGTAACAGGAACTTCTGCAGCGGTAAGAGGAGAAGTAAACTCTCAGTTTTCTAATTTCGGAACAGCAGGTATTTATGGCATATCTTCGGGAACCGGAGGTTTTGCAGGATTGTTCCATGCCAGCAATCCTGCCGGAAACAGCCCTGCACTGATCGCTATTGCAGACGGAAACGGAAACGGTATCACGGCTAATGCATCGAATACCGGAGATGGTGTTGAAACAACAGCAGACGGCTCTGGAAGCGCCATCTATGCGTGGGTTCCTAACTTCGGGACAGGACGCGCAGCAAGATTCGTCAATTATAATACCGCCAATACCAACCCTCCGCTGACAGCAGAAACCCGTAGTACCGGTTCTATCGCTATATTCAGATCTGGAAATCCAACAGCAGTAAATGTAGCCCGTATAGACAATACCGGAAAAGGATTTTTTAATGGAGGCACGCAAAACAGCGGTGCTGACGTTGCCGAAGCATTTGATGTGGAAGGAAATATTTCAGAATATGAAAGCGGTGACATCCTGGTTATTTCAACACATTCAGACAGAACAGTAGAAAAATCTTCAAAACCCTATTCTAACCTTGTTGCCGGCGTATATGCTACCAAACCGGGGGTACTTCTCACCGAAGAGCATATTGATACAGATATTTCAGGTAAAGTTCCCATGGGGGTCATTGGGGTTATCCCCACCAAAGTATGCCTCGAAAACGGAAAAATAAAAAGAGGGGATCTTCTTGTTACCTCTTCAATCCCGGGAGTAGCCATGAAAGCTAATCTTAAAAAGGTTAAAATAGGCCAGGTCATCGGAAAATCGCTTCAGGATTATGATCAAAAGGAGACCGGAAAAATTCAAGTATTAGTCAACATAAAATAA
- a CDS encoding T9SS type A sorting domain-containing protein has protein sequence MKKKIIYCLPLSVFSIVIFHAQSAVLATGTDASAGNGSVSYSIGQTAYLNKGTPAQLLEGVQLGYEITTLSTHEISSDQKDILLYPNPFKDYLYLDFTTNTYKGSEYQLFDAQGKLIKKDKILQSKSELNFSSLPSALYIIRISQNGTPVKTFKILKK, from the coding sequence ATGAAAAAAAAAATTATTTATTGCCTCCCCTTGTCTGTATTTTCAATAGTTATCTTTCATGCCCAGTCAGCAGTTCTGGCTACGGGAACGGATGCATCAGCAGGCAATGGATCTGTTTCTTACAGCATAGGCCAGACGGCTTACCTAAATAAAGGTACTCCTGCTCAACTATTGGAAGGAGTGCAGCTGGGTTATGAAATCACGACCCTGTCAACCCACGAAATTTCATCAGATCAGAAGGATATCTTACTCTACCCCAATCCTTTTAAAGATTATTTGTATTTAGATTTTACAACCAACACTTATAAGGGTTCGGAGTACCAATTATTTGATGCACAAGGCAAACTGATCAAAAAAGACAAAATTTTACAATCAAAATCCGAACTGAACTTCTCCTCCTTACCCTCTGCCCTGTATATCATCAGAATCAGCCAAAACGGAACCCCTGTTAAAACGTTTAAAATCCTCAAAAAATAA
- a CDS encoding LytTR family DNA-binding domain-containing protein, with product MITPITCMIIDADELDRLVLQHYIRQYENIEIIAALDSAEKAIPYLERPVDLLLTETSLKGMNGLEFRKIAHKIPACIFVSSRPELAASVFEIDTLDFITKPLTSERFHYSMQKLFDFFKVREKCDCYDALFGENFIKIKEGGSIFQIRKTDILYLEALKDYTRIITLEKNHCILDSLGNLLHKDFFDSFVRIHRSYAIPRHLIRGKSCHEIELTHQIKLPIGRTYKDNLSFFEP from the coding sequence ATGATTACACCTATCACGTGTATGATTATTGATGCTGATGAACTGGACAGGCTGGTTCTTCAGCATTACATAAGACAGTATGAAAACATAGAAATAATCGCTGCTCTGGATTCGGCAGAGAAAGCGATTCCTTATCTTGAACGCCCTGTAGACCTTCTGCTCACTGAAACCAGTTTAAAAGGAATGAACGGACTGGAATTCAGAAAAATAGCCCATAAAATTCCCGCCTGTATCTTTGTAAGCTCCCGTCCGGAACTAGCCGCTTCCGTTTTTGAAATCGACACTTTAGACTTTATTACAAAACCTCTGACTTCGGAACGGTTTCATTATTCTATGCAGAAACTTTTTGATTTTTTTAAAGTAAGAGAAAAATGTGATTGCTATGATGCCCTTTTTGGGGAAAATTTTATTAAAATAAAAGAAGGCGGCAGTATTTTTCAGATCAGGAAAACCGATATTCTGTATCTCGAAGCTTTAAAGGATTATACCCGGATCATCACTCTTGAAAAAAACCATTGTATCCTGGATTCTTTAGGAAACCTCCTTCATAAAGACTTTTTTGATTCTTTTGTAAGGATACACCGGAGCTATGCGATACCCCGTCATCTCATCCGTGGAAAAAGCTGTCATGAAATAGAATTAACCCATCAGATCAAGCTTCCTATAGGCAGAACCTACAAAGATAACCTCTCCTTTTTTGAGCCTTAA
- the hflX gene encoding GTPase HflX has protein sequence MLEKKEHNYEKAVLVGIITQNQDEEKLMEYMDELEFLAFTAGATVQKRFTQKLTQPDSKTFIGSGKALEIKEYVKENEIGTVIFDDELSPSQLKNLEREMEVKILDRTNLILDIFAQRAQTSYARTQVELAQYQYLLPRLTRMWTHLERQKGGIGMRGPGETEIETDRRIIRDRITLLKDKLKTIDKQMATQRNNRGKVVRAALVGYTNVGKSTLMNSLSKSEVFAENKLFATLDTTVRKVVIGNLPFLLTDTVGFIRKLPTQLVESFKSTLDEVREADLLIHVVDISHESFEDHIESVNHILMEINAHQKPMIMVFNKIDDFSYEKKDEDDLTPSTRKNVSLDEWKKTWMAKSKYPTVFISALTKENFPEMKRLIYDEVMKIHISRFPYNDFLFEYFDDEDEENTN, from the coding sequence ATGTTAGAAAAGAAAGAACATAACTATGAGAAAGCGGTCTTGGTGGGGATTATTACTCAAAATCAAGATGAAGAAAAACTGATGGAGTATATGGATGAGTTGGAGTTTTTGGCTTTCACAGCAGGAGCAACCGTACAAAAACGTTTCACTCAAAAATTAACGCAGCCTGATTCCAAAACGTTTATCGGAAGTGGAAAAGCACTTGAGATAAAAGAATATGTAAAAGAAAACGAGATAGGAACTGTAATTTTTGATGATGAACTTTCTCCTTCACAGCTTAAAAACCTGGAAAGAGAAATGGAAGTTAAAATTTTAGACAGAACCAATCTTATTCTCGATATTTTTGCTCAGAGGGCTCAAACTTCCTATGCAAGAACTCAGGTGGAATTGGCACAATATCAATATCTTTTGCCACGACTAACAAGAATGTGGACTCACTTGGAACGCCAGAAAGGGGGTATTGGGATGAGAGGTCCCGGTGAAACAGAAATTGAAACTGACCGCCGTATTATTCGTGACAGGATCACTTTGTTGAAAGATAAGTTAAAGACAATAGACAAGCAGATGGCAACGCAGCGTAACAATCGTGGAAAAGTTGTTCGTGCCGCTTTGGTAGGATATACCAATGTAGGAAAGTCTACCTTGATGAACTCCCTTTCAAAATCTGAAGTTTTTGCGGAAAACAAATTGTTTGCCACACTGGATACGACAGTAAGAAAGGTAGTGATTGGAAATCTGCCGTTTTTGCTTACCGATACGGTAGGATTCATCAGGAAGTTGCCTACTCAATTGGTAGAATCGTTTAAATCTACTTTGGATGAGGTGCGTGAAGCAGATCTTTTGATTCACGTGGTTGATATTTCCCATGAAAGTTTTGAAGATCATATAGAATCTGTGAATCATATTTTAATGGAAATCAACGCTCATCAGAAACCTATGATCATGGTTTTCAACAAGATTGATGATTTCAGCTATGAGAAAAAGGATGAAGATGACCTGACCCCGTCAACACGAAAGAATGTGTCTTTGGACGAATGGAAAAAAACATGGATGGCAAAATCCAAGTATCCGACAGTTTTCATCTCAGCTTTGACTAAGGAAAATTTCCCGGAAATGAAAAGGCTCATTTATGACGAGGTCATGAAGATCCATATTTCCAGATTCCCTTATAATGATTTCCTTTTCGAATATTTCGATGACGAAGACGAAGAAAATACCAATTAA
- a CDS encoding DUF4919 domain-containing protein, which translates to MKYYFFLLFLLFSVFGFSQKSKIDFRAIEKGLKSTDSPYNYDKLVFKYKGFPRSLDSIESQYLYYGRNFRNDRINTTDNRFKSLAEAFKQNNFEACIKQGKALYDKDPTNLDILLILLRAFDSLKDGNNFMYHLSQFRSLADGIKSSGDGKSEKTAYLVNSVGDEYILLNILNIGQDYTRGSKPAKDGMFDIWEKDGSKTYIKVLYFDS; encoded by the coding sequence ATGAAATATTACTTTTTCCTCCTGTTCCTTCTGTTTTCGGTTTTTGGATTCAGCCAGAAATCAAAAATAGATTTCAGAGCTATTGAGAAAGGTCTCAAAAGCACTGATTCTCCGTATAATTATGACAAACTTGTTTTCAAATATAAAGGGTTTCCCAGATCTTTAGACAGCATAGAGTCACAATATCTTTACTACGGAAGAAATTTTAGGAATGATAGGATCAATACTACGGATAACCGCTTTAAAAGTCTGGCAGAAGCTTTTAAGCAAAATAATTTCGAAGCATGTATAAAACAGGGAAAAGCCTTATATGATAAGGATCCTACCAATTTGGATATCCTTCTGATCCTTCTCAGAGCATTTGACTCTTTAAAAGACGGGAACAATTTTATGTACCACCTCAGCCAGTTCCGTTCATTGGCAGACGGAATAAAGAGCTCCGGAGATGGAAAGTCTGAAAAGACCGCTTATCTGGTCAACTCTGTAGGGGATGAATACATTCTGCTGAACATTCTGAATATTGGACAGGATTATACAAGAGGTTCAAAACCCGCGAAAGACGGAATGTTTGATATCTGGGAAAAAGATGGGAGTAAAACCTATATCAAAGTACTTTATTTTGACTCATAA
- a CDS encoding sodium:proton antiporter — protein MELYYSFSALIVLASIFAYLNYRFLKLPSTIGIMVIAIVVSIFLVMFGETILPRTFGHLNNLMNSIDFTEVLMGAMLNFLLFAGGIHININDLKEQFRPVLIFSTVGVVISTFVVGFGMFYLLPLVGVQLPFIYCLVFGALISPTDPVAVLSVLKQANVSKSLETKVAGESLFNDGMAVVVFTVVLQLAVGKEVDLGVESIGLLLLREAGGGILLGGLLGWITSRLMREVDDYIISVLVTLSVVMGGYLIARQMHISGPLTMVAAGLFMGNFNRSFKMKSITQDYLIKFWELIDEILNAVLFLFIGFELLMIKDLKHFMIPGLLAIVVVLLARFISIWGPTKFTSLRRSFSPQTVKVLVWGGIRGGVSIALAMSIPKSEYSEIILSITYCVVVFSIIVQGLTIAKVANPKQIAEEDEEQENVVLDENP, from the coding sequence GTGGAATTATATTATTCATTTTCAGCATTAATCGTATTAGCATCTATATTTGCATACCTTAACTACAGGTTTTTAAAACTTCCAAGTACCATCGGAATCATGGTGATCGCCATAGTGGTGTCTATTTTCCTGGTAATGTTTGGAGAAACGATACTTCCAAGGACTTTCGGACATCTTAATAACCTGATGAACAGTATTGATTTTACAGAAGTTTTGATGGGGGCTATGCTTAATTTCCTTCTTTTTGCAGGAGGAATTCATATTAACATTAACGATCTTAAGGAACAGTTCAGACCTGTACTGATATTTTCCACCGTAGGAGTGGTTATTTCCACTTTTGTGGTAGGTTTCGGAATGTTTTATCTGTTGCCTTTAGTGGGAGTTCAGCTTCCTTTTATTTACTGCCTTGTTTTTGGTGCTTTGATTTCGCCTACTGATCCGGTAGCCGTTTTAAGTGTCCTGAAGCAGGCCAATGTTTCAAAATCACTGGAGACAAAAGTAGCGGGAGAATCCCTTTTCAATGATGGTATGGCGGTTGTGGTCTTTACAGTGGTCTTACAGCTTGCTGTCGGAAAAGAAGTAGATCTTGGGGTTGAAAGTATCGGATTGCTATTATTGAGAGAAGCCGGAGGAGGAATCTTGCTGGGCGGACTGTTAGGATGGATTACTTCCAGATTGATGCGTGAAGTGGATGATTATATTATCTCTGTGCTGGTAACACTTTCAGTAGTGATGGGAGGATATCTTATTGCACGACAGATGCATATATCGGGTCCGCTGACAATGGTGGCGGCCGGATTATTTATGGGGAACTTTAATAGGAGTTTCAAAATGAAGTCCATCACTCAGGATTATCTGATCAAATTCTGGGAACTGATCGATGAAATTCTGAATGCTGTATTATTCCTGTTTATCGGATTTGAACTTTTGATGATTAAAGATCTGAAGCACTTTATGATTCCGGGATTACTGGCAATTGTTGTGGTTCTGTTGGCCAGATTTATTTCCATCTGGGGTCCTACCAAGTTTACCTCTCTGAGAAGGAGTTTTAGCCCGCAAACCGTAAAAGTTCTTGTCTGGGGAGGAATCCGCGGGGGAGTTTCCATTGCATTGGCAATGTCTATCCCAAAAAGTGAATACAGTGAAATTATTTTAAGTATTACCTATTGTGTAGTTGTGTTCTCTATTATTGTACAGGGGCTTACTATTGCAAAAGTGGCCAATCCCAAGCAAATTGCTGAAGAAGATGAAGAGCAGGAGAATGTGGTCCTGGATGAAAATCCCTGA
- a CDS encoding DNA alkylation repair protein, with protein sequence MSSMVKEIQEALALLSIPEKAEFFPRFFKTGKGEYGEGDLFLGVKVPDQRSVAKEYYSKINVKELSELLSSKYHEHRLTALFMLISKFEKTKDQAVKEEVVAFYLNHLPYVNNWDLVDSSCYKILGRYAFENQKENLLRDLSESEEMWHKRIAVVGTMHYVKKGVFELTRELVTRNLKHPHDLMHKANGWLLREMGQKNETELISYLNQYYKEMPRTCLRYAIEKLDEDLRQDYLKGRI encoded by the coding sequence ATGAGTAGTATGGTTAAAGAAATACAAGAAGCATTGGCTCTTTTATCCATTCCCGAAAAAGCAGAATTTTTTCCAAGGTTTTTCAAGACAGGAAAAGGAGAATATGGGGAAGGAGATTTGTTTTTGGGTGTAAAAGTTCCGGACCAGAGGTCTGTAGCCAAAGAATACTATTCAAAAATTAATGTAAAAGAACTGAGTGAACTGCTTTCTTCAAAATACCACGAACATAGGCTGACGGCTCTTTTCATGCTGATCTCAAAATTTGAAAAAACAAAAGATCAGGCCGTAAAAGAGGAGGTGGTAGCCTTTTATCTTAATCATTTACCGTATGTCAATAATTGGGACCTGGTAGATTCAAGCTGCTACAAAATATTGGGCAGATATGCTTTTGAAAACCAGAAAGAAAATCTGCTCAGAGACCTTTCGGAGTCTGAAGAGATGTGGCATAAAAGAATTGCTGTAGTAGGTACCATGCATTATGTGAAAAAAGGAGTATTTGAACTTACCAGAGAATTGGTAACAAGAAACTTAAAACATCCGCATGACCTGATGCATAAGGCCAACGGATGGCTGCTCCGGGAAATGGGACAGAAAAATGAAACGGAGTTAATAAGCTATCTGAACCAATACTACAAAGAAATGCCCAGAACCTGCCTCAGATATGCCATTGAAAAACTGGATGAAGACCTTCGACAGGATTATCTGAAAGGAAGGATATAA